A section of the Oryzias latipes chromosome 8, ASM223467v1 genome encodes:
- the sox8 gene encoding transcription factor SOX-8: MLKMTEEHDKCVSEQPCSPSGTNSSMSQDESDSDAPSSPTGSDGHGSLLAGLSKKLDSEDDERFPACIRDAVSQVLKGYDWSLVPMPVRGNGSLKSKPHVKRPMNAFMVWAQAARRKLADQYPHLHNAELSKTLGKLWRLLSESEKRPFVDEAERLRVQHKKDHPDYKYQPRRRKNVKPGQSDSESGAEMAHHMYKSEPGMGGMAGMTEGHHHPDHTGQPHGPPTPPTTPKTDLHHGVKHDLKHEGRRLIDSSRQNIDFSNVDISELSTDVISNIETFDVHEFDQYLPLNGHMSGSAALSSDHSHGPVPVPGSSYSTSYSHTGSNGTSWSRKSTMSSSSPSTSEVGRLHIKTEQLSPSHYSEHSHGSPSHSDYGSYSSQACVTSATSAPSAPASFTSSQCDYTDLQSSSYYNRYTGYPSSIYQYPYLHSTRPYSSTILNSLSMAPTHSPTSTNWDQPVYTTLSRP; the protein is encoded by the exons atgttaaaaatgacagaagagCATGACAAGTGTGTGAGCGAGCAGCCATGCAGCCCGTCCGGGACCAACAGCTCAATGTCCCAGGATGAATCGGACTCCGATGCTCCGTCCTCACCGACCGGCTCCGACGGCCATGGATCACTGCTCGCCGGTTTGAGCAAGAAGCTGGACTCAGAAGACGACGAGCGCTTCCCAGCCTGCATTCGGGATGCGGTCTCTCAGGTCCTTAAAGGATATGATTGGTCCTTGGTGCCCATGCCTGTGCGAGGGAATGGATCTCTGAAGAGCAAACCACACGTCAAAAGACCCATGAACGCGTTCATGGTGTGGGCGCAGGCGGCCCGCAGAAAGCTGGCAGATCAGTATCCACACCTGCACAACGCAGAGCTCAGCAAGACGCTGGGGAAACTGTGGCG TTTGCTTTCAGAGAGCGAGAAGAGGCCATTTGTTGATGAAGCAGAGAGATTGCGCGTTCAGCATAAAAAAGATCATCCAGACTACAAGTACCAGCCCCGGCGGAGAAAGAATGTGAAACCAGGCCAGAGTGACTCAGAGTCCGGGGCTGAGATGGCTCACCATATGTATAAATCGGAGCCTGGGATGGGAGGAATGGCAGGAATGACTGAGGGACACCACCACCCTGACCATACAG GGCAGCCCCATGGTCCACCCACTCCACCCACTACTCCCAAAACAGATCTGCACCATGGTGTGAAGCATGATCTGAAGCACGAAGGCCGTCGTTTAATTGACAGCAGCCGGCAAAACATTGACTTTAGCAATGTAGACATCTCGGAGCTCAGCACTGATGTCATCAGCAATATTGAGACTTTCGACGTTCATGAGTTTGACCAGTACCTTCCGCTCAACGGTCATATGTCAGGCTCCGCTGCCCTGTCCTCAGACCACAGTCATGGGCCAGTTCCAGTGCCTGGCAGCTCTTACTCCACCTCATACAGCCACACCGGCAGCAATGGCACTTCTTGGAGCCGAAAGAGCACAATGTCTTCTTCCTCCCCCTCCACCAGCGAGGTGGGCCGTCTTCACATTAAAACGGAGCAGCTGAGTCCCAGCCACTACAGTGAGCACTCCCATGGCTCGCCATCGCACTCCGATTACGGCTCCTACAGCAGCCAGGCTTGCGTCACCTCAGCCACATCGGCTCCGTCAGCTCCAGCGTCTTTCACCAGCTCCCAGTGTGACTATACTGACCTTCAGAGCTCCAGCTACTACAACCGTTACACCGGCTACCCCTCTAGCATCTACCAGTACCCCTACCTTCATTCAACTCGGCCCTACAGCAGCACCATTCTAAATAGTCTGTCCATGGCTCCAACTCACAGCCCCACTTCCACCAACTGGGACCAGCCTGTGTATACCACTCTGTCTCGACCTTGA